One Myripristis murdjan chromosome 17, fMyrMur1.1, whole genome shotgun sequence DNA segment encodes these proteins:
- the LOC115375331 gene encoding E3 ubiquitin-protein ligase rnf152-like — protein sequence MEGNNSNMECQICLNEYSWRRRAKRLACQHTCCSVCLSHLVMFRHAYVNRDQMNRPNMEQNSWTNGRGEPELNCLYREAPVQNNSTEVNMNTVGRRETAGKTRAEVQVLTNQREGMTDPNVAGAGQADILVSFSMPRMGQSDRTGISANQTEEQAGLYEVCRVPKTIVASQKTIICPWCRCVTVLAHGMSVNSLPDDEEKLSAVVPAAATPLLIPEFTPAFIRILPNTSSESMLPACISVDGNHYRDPTRGPVTLALSDLASLSRDRNSRMWGVQGERVCVDEEMVVCKYRRREEGWDEGGMEEEKRSSKMWTRVCTVFILGLAIFFLICIVLHSLMCSSKPFTMISCG from the coding sequence cagcaacatggaGTGTCAGATCTGTCTCAATGAGTACAGCTGGAGACGCAGGGCCAAGCGACTGGCCTGCCAGCATACCTGCTGCTCCGTCTGCCTGAGTCACCTGGTCATGTTCAGGCATGCTTATGTCAACAGAGACCAGATGAACAGACCCAACATGGAACAAAACTCATGGACTAATGGAAGAGGAGAGCCTGAGCTCAACTGCCTCTACAGAGAAGCTCCAGTCCAAAATAACTCCACAGAGGTGAATATGAATACTGTGGGGAGAAGGGAGACAGCTGGGAAGACCAGGGCAGAGGTTCAAGTCTTGACCAACCAAAGAGAAGGAATGACTGATCCAAACGTGGCTGGTGCTGGTCAGGCGGACATACTAGTGAGCTTCAGTATGCCAAGAATGGGTCAGAGCGACAGGACTGGGATCAGCGCCAACCAAACTGAGGAACAGGCCGGTCTGTATGAGGTTTGCAGAGTCCCAAAAACTATTGTGGCCAGTCAAAAAACTATCATCTGTCCCTGGTGTCGGTGTGTCACTGTACTTGCTCACGGCATGTCTGTCAATAGTCTCCCTGATGACGAGGAGAAGCTGTCTGCTgttgttccagcagcagcaacaccgCTGCTAATCCCTGAGTTCACACCTGCGTTCATAAGAATTCTACCCAACACCAGCTCTGAATCCATGCTGCCAGCGTGCATCAGTGTTGATGGAAACCATTATAGAGACCCAACCAGAGGACCTGTAACATTAGCCCTTTCTGACCTAGCTTCTCTGTCTCGGGATAGAAACTCAAGGATGTGGGGTGTCCAGggtgagagggtgtgtgtagATGAGGAGATGGTGGTATGCAAgtacaggaggagagaggaggggtgggatgaaggaggaatggaggaggagaagaggtcCTCCAAGATGTGGACCAGAGTTtgtacagtgttcattttggGATTAGCTATTTTCTTTCTGATATGCATCGTTTTGCACAGCCTGATGTGTTCATCTAAGCCGTTCACCATGATCAGCTGTGGCTGA
- the LOC115374800 gene encoding uncharacterized protein LOC115374800 — MEGNNSNMECQICLNEYSWRRRAKRLACQHTCCSVCLSHLVMFRHAYVNRDQMNRPNMEQNSWTNGRGEPELNCLYREAPVQNNSTEVNMNTVGRRETAGKTRAEVQVLTNQREGMTDPNVAGADQADMLVSFSMPRISQSDRTEISAHQTEEQASLKTIVTSQKTIICPWCRCVTVLAHGMSVNSLPDDEEKLSAVVPAAATPLLIPEFTPAFIRILPNNSSESMLPACISVDGNHHRDPARGPVLALSDLASLSRDRNSRMWGVQGERVCVDEEMVPDVFIQAVHHDQLWLTGAVLTVYLHLCKV, encoded by the exons ATGGaggggaacaacagcaacatggaGTGTCAGATCTGTCTCAATGAGTACAGCTGGAGACGCAGGGCCAAGCGACTGGCCTGCCAGCATACCTGCTGCTCCGTCTGCCTGAGTCACCTGGTCATGTTCAGGCATGCTTATGTCAACAGAGACCAGATGAACAGACCCAACATGGAACAAAACTCATGGACTAATGGAAGAGGAGAGCCTGAGCTCAACTGCCTCTACAGAGAAGCTCCAGTCCAAAATAACTCCACAGAGGTGAATATGAACACTGTGGGGCGAAGGGAGACAGCTGGGAAGACCAGGGCAGAGGTTCAAGTCTTGACCAACCAAAGAGAAGGAATGACTGATCCAAACGTGGCTGGTGCTGATCAAGCGGACATGCTAGTGAGCTTCAGTATGCCAAGAATCAGTCAGAGCGACAGGACTGAGATCAGCGCCCACCAAACTGAGGAACAGGCCAGTCTCAAAACTATTGTAACCAGTCAGAAAACTATCATCTGTCCCTGGTGTCGGTGTGTCACTGTACTTGCTCACGGCATGTCTGTCAATAGTCTCCCTGATGATGAGGAGAAACTGTCTGCTgttgttccagcagcagcaacaccgCTGCTAATCCCTGAGTTCACACCTGCGTTCATAAGAATTCTACCCAACAACAGCTCTGAATCCATGCTGCCAGCGTGCATCAGTGTTGATGGAAACCATCATAGAGACCCAGCCAGAGGACCTGTATTAGCCCTTTCTGACCTAGCTTCTCTGTCTCGGGATAGAAACTCAAGGATGTGGGGTGTCCAGggtgagagggtgtgtgtagATGAGGAGATGGTG CCTGATGTGTTCATCCAAGCCGTTCACCATGATCAGTTGTGGCTGACGGGGGCTGTCCTCACTGTCTACCTCCACCTCTGTAAAGTATGA
- the buc gene encoding bucky ball isoform X4 — protein sequence MADMNNPTHSLGSGHPHHHHYVFNRTRPFFYVQPPSQPFYMYQWNMNLNPYGNPASGLPYMRQYMAPYPCMSGYPGYVIPQAPVYPVEYRHMFNPHRPSSSAYGVQLRHHHSRQTKETASSEVQTDQSDLLTKLTDSLDALAISDIAAKEGKEPVTPDTEVLPPKIVTQSSFDTGKTIETAMPSDSTAQEPRNSESVLNNMGKVVWDLKAEAHDKAQDDTQSLVSGIGILPLDSSSVNGEDEDVHFSCEMPCLAEKLHHTVALEVMNGKRNLGVEAEEDLPYRILRLPCDKVTTGMLQQDQPLWLIDPSTSTTVFPQNYMSVASSHSAYYSYYPYPTVQVTTRRQSILTPSMDELSSRDELFSDIDNLENDSIIGGGEVVSSEPIYISGGKMATNGETWEGSGKNDCSPLATKLSKMCLQTCVCCGKSLGRTNERMPFGGGKGGSMQNEYQDRSDEAEEVVTEGAEVPHHVYSYSTARSSPHACPTPYLPPFHLYPKRRSRKTCNYEEHDAVGEMVVHKEQAEHGNGQGPDRCPPAQATRKSNKYKGRGQRNPPSRNHNDKPWLERPAAVAPNSGGSCGLKYKLRSSRPYCGTDEGGNGRNQRY from the exons ATGGCAG ACATGAACAATCCTACTCACTCTCTGGGATCAGggcacccccaccaccaccactatgTATTTAACCGCACAAGGCCATTTTTCTATGTTCAACCACCCAGCCAGCCTTTCTACATGTACCAATGGAATATGAACTTGAATCCCTATGGCAACCCTGCATCTG GTTTGCCTTATATGCGTCAGTACATGGCTCCATACCCATGTATGTCTGGATATCCAGGTTATGTGATACCCCAGGCCCCAGTTTACCCTGTGGAATACAGACACATGTTCAACCCTCATCGCCCATCATCCTCTGCATATGGTGTTCAGTTAAGGCACCATCAT AGCCGCCAGACAAAGGAAACGGCAAGCTCTGAGGTCCAAACAGACCAGAGTGACCTTCTCACCAAGCTGACTGACAGTCTGGATGCACTCGCAATCAGTGATATTGCAgcaaaagaaggaaaggagCCAGTCACACCTGATACAGAGGTTCTTCCCCCAAAAATCGTGACTCAGTCTTCATTTGACACTGGAAAGACAATTGAGACGG CCATGCCCAGTGATTCCACAGCTCAAGAACCGAGGAACAGTGAATCTGTTCTGAACAATATGGGCAAGGTCGTCTGGGACTTAAAAGCTGAGGCACACGACAAAGCCCAGGATGACACCCAATCCCTGGTCTCAGGAATTGGCATTTTACCCCTCGACAGCTCCTCAGTCAATGGGGAAGATGAGGATGTACACTTTTCCTGTGAGATGCCTTGTCTG GCTGAGAAGCTTCACCATACTGTTGCACTAGAGGTGATGAATGGCAAAAGGAATCTAGGGGTGGAGGCTGAGGAAGACCTGCCCTATCGCATCCTGAGATTACCCTGTGACAAG GTGACCACAGGCATGTTGCAGCAGGACCAGCCCCTGTGGTTAATTGACCCCTCTACCTCCACCACTGTATTCCCTCAGAACTACATGTCTGTGGCCAGCAGTCACTCAGCATACTACAGCTACTACCCATATCCAACAGTACAG GTAACCACAAGGCGCCAGAGCATCCTGACCCCATCCATGGATGAGCTGTCATCCAGGGATGAGCTTTTCTCAGACATTGATAATCTTGAAAATGACTCCATAATTGGAGGTGGAGAGGTCGTGTCCAGTGAACCAATATATATAAGTGGTGGGAAAATGGCCACAAATGGAGAGACATGGGAGGGTTCTGGGAAGAATGACTGCAGTCCATTAGCCACTAAACTTTCCAAGATGTGTCTGCAGACTTGCGTTTGCTGTGGTAAGAGCCTGGGGAGAACCAATGAAAGGATGCCTTttggaggagggaaaggagggagtATGCAGAATGAGTATCAGGACAGATCAGATGAAGCAGAGGAGGTGGTTACTGAAGGAGCAGAAGTGCCACATCATGTCTACAGCTACTCCACTGCAAGATCCTCACCACATGCCTGCCCTACTCCTTATCTCCCTCCCTTCCACCTATATCCTAAGAGAAG GTCCAGAAAGACGTGCAACTATGAGGAACATGATGCAGTGGGGGAGATGGTGGTGCACAAAGAGCAGGCGGAGCATGGCAATGGCCAAGGCCCAGACCGCTGTCCTCCTGCCCAAGCAACAAGAAAAAGTAACAAATATAAAGGGAGAGGACAAAGAAATCCCCCATCCAGGAATCATAATG ACAAACCCTGGCTAGAACGACCAGCAGCAGTAGCACCAAACAGCGGAGGAAGCTGTGGTCTGAAATATAAGCTCAGGTCATCAAGACCTTATTGTGGGACAGATGAAG GTGGAAATGGAAGGAACCAAAGATACTGA
- the buc gene encoding bucky ball isoform X2 — MADMNNPTHSLGSGHPHHHHYVFNRTRPFFYVQPPSQPFYMYQWNMNLNPYGNPASGLPYMRQYMAPYPCMSGYPGYVIPQAPVYPVEYRHMFNPHRPSSSAYGVQLRHHHSRQTKETASSEVQTDQSDLLTKLTDSLDALAISDIAAKEGKEPVTPDTEVLPPKIVTQSSFDTGKTIETAMPSDSTAQEPRNSESVLNNMGKVVWDLKAEAHDKAQDDTQSLVSGIGILPLDSSSVNGEDEDVHFSCEMPCLAEKLHHTVALEVMNGKRNLGVEAEEDLPYRILRLPCDKVTTGMLQQDQPLWLIDPSTSTTVFPQNYMSVASSHSAYYSYYPYPTVQVTTRRQSILTPSMDELSSRDELFSDIDNLENDSIIGGGEVVSSEPIYISGGKMATNGETWEGSGKNDCSPLATKLSKMCLQTCVCCGKSLGRTNERMPFGGGKGGSMQNEYQDRSDEAEEVVTEGAEVPHHVYSYSTARSSPHACPTPYLPPFHLYPKRRSRKTCNYEEHDAVGEMVVHKEQAEHGNGQGPDRCPPAQATRKSNKYKGRGQRNPPSRNHNECLQHNRPACKASFQQRPRRTYHDYQENEVSNSYRSRGTDTNLLTHMVSWVHNEKKHKILSICTTPIYYLYL; from the exons ATGGCAG ACATGAACAATCCTACTCACTCTCTGGGATCAGggcacccccaccaccaccactatgTATTTAACCGCACAAGGCCATTTTTCTATGTTCAACCACCCAGCCAGCCTTTCTACATGTACCAATGGAATATGAACTTGAATCCCTATGGCAACCCTGCATCTG GTTTGCCTTATATGCGTCAGTACATGGCTCCATACCCATGTATGTCTGGATATCCAGGTTATGTGATACCCCAGGCCCCAGTTTACCCTGTGGAATACAGACACATGTTCAACCCTCATCGCCCATCATCCTCTGCATATGGTGTTCAGTTAAGGCACCATCAT AGCCGCCAGACAAAGGAAACGGCAAGCTCTGAGGTCCAAACAGACCAGAGTGACCTTCTCACCAAGCTGACTGACAGTCTGGATGCACTCGCAATCAGTGATATTGCAgcaaaagaaggaaaggagCCAGTCACACCTGATACAGAGGTTCTTCCCCCAAAAATCGTGACTCAGTCTTCATTTGACACTGGAAAGACAATTGAGACGG CCATGCCCAGTGATTCCACAGCTCAAGAACCGAGGAACAGTGAATCTGTTCTGAACAATATGGGCAAGGTCGTCTGGGACTTAAAAGCTGAGGCACACGACAAAGCCCAGGATGACACCCAATCCCTGGTCTCAGGAATTGGCATTTTACCCCTCGACAGCTCCTCAGTCAATGGGGAAGATGAGGATGTACACTTTTCCTGTGAGATGCCTTGTCTG GCTGAGAAGCTTCACCATACTGTTGCACTAGAGGTGATGAATGGCAAAAGGAATCTAGGGGTGGAGGCTGAGGAAGACCTGCCCTATCGCATCCTGAGATTACCCTGTGACAAG GTGACCACAGGCATGTTGCAGCAGGACCAGCCCCTGTGGTTAATTGACCCCTCTACCTCCACCACTGTATTCCCTCAGAACTACATGTCTGTGGCCAGCAGTCACTCAGCATACTACAGCTACTACCCATATCCAACAGTACAG GTAACCACAAGGCGCCAGAGCATCCTGACCCCATCCATGGATGAGCTGTCATCCAGGGATGAGCTTTTCTCAGACATTGATAATCTTGAAAATGACTCCATAATTGGAGGTGGAGAGGTCGTGTCCAGTGAACCAATATATATAAGTGGTGGGAAAATGGCCACAAATGGAGAGACATGGGAGGGTTCTGGGAAGAATGACTGCAGTCCATTAGCCACTAAACTTTCCAAGATGTGTCTGCAGACTTGCGTTTGCTGTGGTAAGAGCCTGGGGAGAACCAATGAAAGGATGCCTTttggaggagggaaaggagggagtATGCAGAATGAGTATCAGGACAGATCAGATGAAGCAGAGGAGGTGGTTACTGAAGGAGCAGAAGTGCCACATCATGTCTACAGCTACTCCACTGCAAGATCCTCACCACATGCCTGCCCTACTCCTTATCTCCCTCCCTTCCACCTATATCCTAAGAGAAG GTCCAGAAAGACGTGCAACTATGAGGAACATGATGCAGTGGGGGAGATGGTGGTGCACAAAGAGCAGGCGGAGCATGGCAATGGCCAAGGCCCAGACCGCTGTCCTCCTGCCCAAGCAACAAGAAAAAGTAACAAATATAAAGGGAGAGGACAAAGAAATCCCCCATCCAGGAATCATAATG AGTGCCTCCAGCATAACAGGCCTGCCTGCAAAGCTTCATTCCAGCAGAGGCCCAGGAGGACGTACCATGATTACCAGGAGAATGAGGTCTCCAATAGTTACAGGAGCAGAGGTACTGACACAAACTTGTTAACACATATGGTGAGCTG GGTCCACAACGAGAAGAAGCACAAGATATTGAGTATTTGCACCACCccaatatattatttatatttataa
- the buc gene encoding bucky ball isoform X3, with product MADMNNPTHSLGSGHPHHHHYVFNRTRPFFYVQPPSQPFYMYQWNMNLNPYGNPASGLPYMRQYMAPYPCMSGYPGYVIPQAPVYPVEYRHMFNPHRPSSSAYGVQLRHHHSRQTKETASSEVQTDQSDLLTKLTDSLDALAISDIAAKEGKEPVTPDTEVLPPKIVTQSSFDTGKTIETAMPSDSTAQEPRNSESVLNNMGKVVWDLKAEAHDKAQDDTQSLVSGIGILPLDSSSVNGEDEDVHFSCEMPCLAEKLHHTVALEVMNGKRNLGVEAEEDLPYRILRLPCDKVTTGMLQQDQPLWLIDPSTSTTVFPQNYMSVASSHSAYYSYYPYPTVQVTTRRQSILTPSMDELSSRDELFSDIDNLENDSIIGGGEVVSSEPIYISGGKMATNGETWEGSGKNDCSPLATKLSKMCLQTCVCCGKSLGRTNERMPFGGGKGGSMQNEYQDRSDEAEEVVTEGAEVPHHVYSYSTARSSPHACPTPYLPPFHLYPKRRSRKTCNYEEHDAVGEMVVHKEQAEHGNGQGPDRCPPAQATRKSNKYKGRGQRNPPSRNHNECLQHNRPACKASFQQRPRRTYHDYQENEVSNSYRSRGSTTRRSTRY from the exons ATGGCAG ACATGAACAATCCTACTCACTCTCTGGGATCAGggcacccccaccaccaccactatgTATTTAACCGCACAAGGCCATTTTTCTATGTTCAACCACCCAGCCAGCCTTTCTACATGTACCAATGGAATATGAACTTGAATCCCTATGGCAACCCTGCATCTG GTTTGCCTTATATGCGTCAGTACATGGCTCCATACCCATGTATGTCTGGATATCCAGGTTATGTGATACCCCAGGCCCCAGTTTACCCTGTGGAATACAGACACATGTTCAACCCTCATCGCCCATCATCCTCTGCATATGGTGTTCAGTTAAGGCACCATCAT AGCCGCCAGACAAAGGAAACGGCAAGCTCTGAGGTCCAAACAGACCAGAGTGACCTTCTCACCAAGCTGACTGACAGTCTGGATGCACTCGCAATCAGTGATATTGCAgcaaaagaaggaaaggagCCAGTCACACCTGATACAGAGGTTCTTCCCCCAAAAATCGTGACTCAGTCTTCATTTGACACTGGAAAGACAATTGAGACGG CCATGCCCAGTGATTCCACAGCTCAAGAACCGAGGAACAGTGAATCTGTTCTGAACAATATGGGCAAGGTCGTCTGGGACTTAAAAGCTGAGGCACACGACAAAGCCCAGGATGACACCCAATCCCTGGTCTCAGGAATTGGCATTTTACCCCTCGACAGCTCCTCAGTCAATGGGGAAGATGAGGATGTACACTTTTCCTGTGAGATGCCTTGTCTG GCTGAGAAGCTTCACCATACTGTTGCACTAGAGGTGATGAATGGCAAAAGGAATCTAGGGGTGGAGGCTGAGGAAGACCTGCCCTATCGCATCCTGAGATTACCCTGTGACAAG GTGACCACAGGCATGTTGCAGCAGGACCAGCCCCTGTGGTTAATTGACCCCTCTACCTCCACCACTGTATTCCCTCAGAACTACATGTCTGTGGCCAGCAGTCACTCAGCATACTACAGCTACTACCCATATCCAACAGTACAG GTAACCACAAGGCGCCAGAGCATCCTGACCCCATCCATGGATGAGCTGTCATCCAGGGATGAGCTTTTCTCAGACATTGATAATCTTGAAAATGACTCCATAATTGGAGGTGGAGAGGTCGTGTCCAGTGAACCAATATATATAAGTGGTGGGAAAATGGCCACAAATGGAGAGACATGGGAGGGTTCTGGGAAGAATGACTGCAGTCCATTAGCCACTAAACTTTCCAAGATGTGTCTGCAGACTTGCGTTTGCTGTGGTAAGAGCCTGGGGAGAACCAATGAAAGGATGCCTTttggaggagggaaaggagggagtATGCAGAATGAGTATCAGGACAGATCAGATGAAGCAGAGGAGGTGGTTACTGAAGGAGCAGAAGTGCCACATCATGTCTACAGCTACTCCACTGCAAGATCCTCACCACATGCCTGCCCTACTCCTTATCTCCCTCCCTTCCACCTATATCCTAAGAGAAG GTCCAGAAAGACGTGCAACTATGAGGAACATGATGCAGTGGGGGAGATGGTGGTGCACAAAGAGCAGGCGGAGCATGGCAATGGCCAAGGCCCAGACCGCTGTCCTCCTGCCCAAGCAACAAGAAAAAGTAACAAATATAAAGGGAGAGGACAAAGAAATCCCCCATCCAGGAATCATAATG AGTGCCTCCAGCATAACAGGCCTGCCTGCAAAGCTTCATTCCAGCAGAGGCCCAGGAGGACGTACCATGATTACCAGGAGAATGAGGTCTCCAATAGTTACAGGAGCAGAG GGTCCACAACGAGAAGAAGCACAAGATATTGA
- the buc gene encoding bucky ball isoform X1 translates to MADMNNPTHSLGSGHPHHHHYVFNRTRPFFYVQPPSQPFYMYQWNMNLNPYGNPASGLPYMRQYMAPYPCMSGYPGYVIPQAPVYPVEYRHMFNPHRPSSSAYGVQLRHHHSRQTKETASSEVQTDQSDLLTKLTDSLDALAISDIAAKEGKEPVTPDTEVLPPKIVTQSSFDTGKTIETAMPSDSTAQEPRNSESVLNNMGKVVWDLKAEAHDKAQDDTQSLVSGIGILPLDSSSVNGEDEDVHFSCEMPCLAEKLHHTVALEVMNGKRNLGVEAEEDLPYRILRLPCDKVTTGMLQQDQPLWLIDPSTSTTVFPQNYMSVASSHSAYYSYYPYPTVQVTTRRQSILTPSMDELSSRDELFSDIDNLENDSIIGGGEVVSSEPIYISGGKMATNGETWEGSGKNDCSPLATKLSKMCLQTCVCCGKSLGRTNERMPFGGGKGGSMQNEYQDRSDEAEEVVTEGAEVPHHVYSYSTARSSPHACPTPYLPPFHLYPKRRSRKTCNYEEHDAVGEMVVHKEQAEHGNGQGPDRCPPAQATRKSNKYKGRGQRNPPSRNHNDKPWLERPAAVAPNSGGSCGLKYKLRSSRPYCGTDEECLQHNRPACKASFQQRPRRTYHDYQENEVSNSYRSRGSTTRRSTRY, encoded by the exons ATGGCAG ACATGAACAATCCTACTCACTCTCTGGGATCAGggcacccccaccaccaccactatgTATTTAACCGCACAAGGCCATTTTTCTATGTTCAACCACCCAGCCAGCCTTTCTACATGTACCAATGGAATATGAACTTGAATCCCTATGGCAACCCTGCATCTG GTTTGCCTTATATGCGTCAGTACATGGCTCCATACCCATGTATGTCTGGATATCCAGGTTATGTGATACCCCAGGCCCCAGTTTACCCTGTGGAATACAGACACATGTTCAACCCTCATCGCCCATCATCCTCTGCATATGGTGTTCAGTTAAGGCACCATCAT AGCCGCCAGACAAAGGAAACGGCAAGCTCTGAGGTCCAAACAGACCAGAGTGACCTTCTCACCAAGCTGACTGACAGTCTGGATGCACTCGCAATCAGTGATATTGCAgcaaaagaaggaaaggagCCAGTCACACCTGATACAGAGGTTCTTCCCCCAAAAATCGTGACTCAGTCTTCATTTGACACTGGAAAGACAATTGAGACGG CCATGCCCAGTGATTCCACAGCTCAAGAACCGAGGAACAGTGAATCTGTTCTGAACAATATGGGCAAGGTCGTCTGGGACTTAAAAGCTGAGGCACACGACAAAGCCCAGGATGACACCCAATCCCTGGTCTCAGGAATTGGCATTTTACCCCTCGACAGCTCCTCAGTCAATGGGGAAGATGAGGATGTACACTTTTCCTGTGAGATGCCTTGTCTG GCTGAGAAGCTTCACCATACTGTTGCACTAGAGGTGATGAATGGCAAAAGGAATCTAGGGGTGGAGGCTGAGGAAGACCTGCCCTATCGCATCCTGAGATTACCCTGTGACAAG GTGACCACAGGCATGTTGCAGCAGGACCAGCCCCTGTGGTTAATTGACCCCTCTACCTCCACCACTGTATTCCCTCAGAACTACATGTCTGTGGCCAGCAGTCACTCAGCATACTACAGCTACTACCCATATCCAACAGTACAG GTAACCACAAGGCGCCAGAGCATCCTGACCCCATCCATGGATGAGCTGTCATCCAGGGATGAGCTTTTCTCAGACATTGATAATCTTGAAAATGACTCCATAATTGGAGGTGGAGAGGTCGTGTCCAGTGAACCAATATATATAAGTGGTGGGAAAATGGCCACAAATGGAGAGACATGGGAGGGTTCTGGGAAGAATGACTGCAGTCCATTAGCCACTAAACTTTCCAAGATGTGTCTGCAGACTTGCGTTTGCTGTGGTAAGAGCCTGGGGAGAACCAATGAAAGGATGCCTTttggaggagggaaaggagggagtATGCAGAATGAGTATCAGGACAGATCAGATGAAGCAGAGGAGGTGGTTACTGAAGGAGCAGAAGTGCCACATCATGTCTACAGCTACTCCACTGCAAGATCCTCACCACATGCCTGCCCTACTCCTTATCTCCCTCCCTTCCACCTATATCCTAAGAGAAG GTCCAGAAAGACGTGCAACTATGAGGAACATGATGCAGTGGGGGAGATGGTGGTGCACAAAGAGCAGGCGGAGCATGGCAATGGCCAAGGCCCAGACCGCTGTCCTCCTGCCCAAGCAACAAGAAAAAGTAACAAATATAAAGGGAGAGGACAAAGAAATCCCCCATCCAGGAATCATAATG ACAAACCCTGGCTAGAACGACCAGCAGCAGTAGCACCAAACAGCGGAGGAAGCTGTGGTCTGAAATATAAGCTCAGGTCATCAAGACCTTATTGTGGGACAGATGAAG AGTGCCTCCAGCATAACAGGCCTGCCTGCAAAGCTTCATTCCAGCAGAGGCCCAGGAGGACGTACCATGATTACCAGGAGAATGAGGTCTCCAATAGTTACAGGAGCAGAG GGTCCACAACGAGAAGAAGCACAAGATATTGA